In Saccharomyces eubayanus strain FM1318 chromosome XV, whole genome shotgun sequence, a single window of DNA contains:
- the MCH2 gene encoding Mch2p, protein MSAKQDKSDINGIENKLRAANKADLNANVLPSDIDVPDGGYGWFVLLAFVLYNFCTWGANSGYAIYLAYYLDNNTFAGGDKLDYAAIGGLAFSSGLLFAPVITWLYHVSSVQVIIGLGILLQGAALLLAAFSTNLWELYLTQGVLISFGLASILIPSITLIPLWFRKKRSLASGIGTAGSGLGGIVFNLGMQSILERKSVKWALIAQCVICTSLSVIALTLTRTRTQGTSQHKKYKFKLLDWDVLSNFGVWLLFGFVSCAMLGYVVLLYSLSAFAMSLGYTSKQGSYVSCMVSVGSLVGRPIAGYIADKYGPLTVGMILHLVMAILCWAMWIPCKNLATAVVFGLLAGSIMGTIWPTIASIVARIVGLQKLAVTFGVTWIFIAAFALVAPIIGLELRTTDTNGNDYYRTAIFVGFSYFGASLCQWLLRGFIIARDQIAVSEGYSTDQNELHINVKSSHFSKCLFRYRQLPRRV, encoded by the coding sequence ATGTCTGCGAAACAGGATAAAAGCGACATAAACGGTATCGAGAACAAACTGAGAGCGGCTAATAAAGCAGACCTTAACGCGAATGTATTACCTTCTGATATTGACGTTCCCGATGGGGGATACGGATGGTTTGTTCTTCTGGCTTTTGTTCTATACAATTTCTGTACTTGGGGAGCAAATTCCGGTTATGCTATCTATTTGGCATATTACTTAGATAACAATACGTTTGCTGGCGGAGATAAGTTAGATTATGCAGCTATTGGTGGGTTGGCATTCAGTAGTGGACTTTTATTTGCTCCTGTTATAACATGGCTTTACCATGTATCTTCGGTTCAAGTCATTATTGGCTTGGGGATTTTGCTTCAAGGAGCAGCTCTTCTACTAGCAGCTTTCTCTACAAATCTCTGGGAGCTTTATCTAACGCAGGGCGTCTTGATTTCATTTGGCTTAGCATCTATCTTAATACCTAGCATTACATTGATCCCGCTGTGGttcagaaagaaaagatcacTGGCCTCTGGGATAGGAACTGCCGGAAGTGGCTTAGGAGGTATCGTATTTAACTTAGGGATGCAAAGTATtctagaaagaaaaagtgtTAAATGGGCACTTATCGCTCAATGCGTTATATGCACATCACTTAGTGTCATTGCACTTACGTTAACTAGGACAAGAACTCAAGGCACAAGCCAGCACAAAAAGTACAAGTTTAAATTGTTAGATTGGGATGTACTCTCAAATTTCGGGGTTTGGTTGCTTTTCGGGTTTGTATCGTGCGCTATGTTAGGATACGTCGTTCTTTTATATTCCCTATCTGCTTTTGCCATGAGTTTGGGCTATACAAGCAAGCAAGGCTCATACGTATCATGTATGGTGAGTGTAGGCTCTTTGGTAGGGAGACCAATCGCAGGCTATATCGCTGACAAGTATGGACCATTGACAGTTGGTATGATATTGCATCTTGTCATGGCTATTCTCTGTTGGGCTATGTGGATACCATGTAAAAATCTGGCCACTGCGGTAGTCTTTGGATTGTTAGCCGGTTCTATTATGGGAACAATTTGGCCAACAATTGCTTCTATTGTTGCACGCATTGTTGGTCTCCAAAAACTAGCTGTTACTTTTGGCGTCACTTGGATTTTTATTGCCGCCTTTGCCTTAGTCGCTCCAATAATTGGTCTGGAGCTTCGCACGACTGACACAAATGGAAATGATTATTACCGGACCGCAATCTTCGTAGGATTTTCGTATTTCGGTGCGAGTTTATGCCAGTGGTTATTGAGAGGATTTATAATAGCTCGAGACCAAATTGCTGTGAGCGAGGGTTATTCGACTGATCAAAACGAACTACATATAAATGTTAAAAGTTCACATTTCAGCAAATGTCTCTTCCGTTACCGACAATTACCAAGGAGAGTTTAG